The following proteins come from a genomic window of Trifolium pratense cultivar HEN17-A07 linkage group LG4, ARS_RC_1.1, whole genome shotgun sequence:
- the LOC123922309 gene encoding abscisic-aldehyde oxidase: MEKVVKQMAAFALGTIQCDGSGSLLDKFRVVQADSLSLIQGGLTAGSTTSESSCEAVRLSCNILVERLKPIKNKLQEEIGSIKWENLILQAYMQAVNISASSYFVRSKNSMKKYINYGAAVSEVEIDLLTRETRFLQTDIIYDCGQSLNPAVDLGQFIMLPNMEKFR; this comes from the exons ATGGAAAAGGTGGTGAAACAAATGGCTGCATTCGCACTCGGTACGATTCAATGCGATGGAAGTGGAAGTCTTTTGGATAAATTTAGGGTTGTACAAGCCGATTCATTGAGCTTGATTCAAGGAGGATTAACTGCTGGAAGCACTACATCAGAGTCAAGCTGTGAAGCAGTTAGACTTAGCTGTAATATCTTGGTTGAAAGACTAAAACCTATCAAGAACAAACTTCAGGAGGAAATTGGTTCTATCAAGTGGGAGAATCTTATTCTTCAG GCATACATGCAAGCTGTGAATATATCAGCATCTTCATATTTTGTACGGAGTAAAAATTCCATGAAGAAGTACATTAATTATGGTGCTGCAGTTAGTGAG GTGGAAATCGATCTTCTGACAAGAGAAACCAGATTTCTGCAAACAGATATTATTTATGATTGTGGTCAGAGTCTCAACCCTGCTGTGGATTTAGGACAA TTTATTATGTTGCCAAATATGGAAAAATTCCGTTGA
- the LOC123924030 gene encoding indole-3-acetaldehyde oxidase-like, with amino-acid sequence MDVKNSSEIQTSLVFCVNGDKFELSKVDPSTTLLEFLRTQTRFKSVKLGCGEGGCGACVVLISKYDPLHNRVDDFTVSSCLTLLCSIHGCSITTSEGIGNSKQGFHPIHERFAGFHASQCGFCTPGMCVSLFGALVNAEKSSSPEPPTGFSKIAVSGAEKAIAGNLCRCTGYRPIADACKSFAADVDMEDLGLNSFWRKGESKEGRLSKLPRYDHNHKNIEFPMFLKEIKHDLFIASEKHSWHKPASLKELQSLLELNHANEIKIKVVVNNTGMGYYKDKQGYDKYIDLTGVLELSKIKKDQSGIEIGAAVTITKAIEVLKFQNKNDFNSDFVMILEKIADHMNKVASRFIRNTASVGGNLVMAQKSKFPSDIATILLAVDSMVRIMTGSKFEWLSLEEFLERPPLGLECVVLSIKIPSLETMKSESSNTKSRILFETYRASPRPLGNALSHLNAAFLVQVSPCKDSEGTIIDTSRLTFGGFKTKHAIRAKNVEEFLAGKLLSVSNLYDAINMLTDTATANIPHDEASKNAYLSSLAVGFLFQFFNSLIDSPAKINNGYLNGHTHLPLVEASQNHVQPNIFPTLLSSGKQILESGSEYRPIGEPVTKSGAALQASGETVFVDDIPSPINCLHGTYIYSSKPLARITSIKLRQELELDGVRGILSSKDIPKGGENLGAKSIFGSEPLFAEDIARCVGERLAFVVADTQKLADMAANSSVVDYSVENLEPPILSVEDAVERSSFFEVPPFLCPKYQIGDVSKGMAEADHKIVSAEIKLGSQYYFYMETQTALAVPDEDNCITVYCSSQCPQSVHSTIAKCLGIPENNVRVITRRVGGGFGGKGARSVATATSCALAAHKLQRPVRMYLNRKTDMIMVGGRHPMKITYSIGFKNNGKITALHLEILVDAGIYTDVSVIMPRNIAGALKKYNWGALSLDIKLCKTNLPSRSAMRGPGDLQGSFIADGIIENVAATLSMDVDSVRSVNLHTYTSLKEFYDDSCGEPLEYTMPLIWNKLAVSTNYELRVNKVREFNSINIWKKRGLSRVPVLYELNLRPTPGKVSILSDGSVVVEVGGIELGQGLWTKVKQMAAFALGMIQCDGSGSLLDKVRVVQADSLSLIQGGLTAGSTTSESSCEAVRLSCNILVERLKPIKNKLQEETGSIKWETLILQAYMQAVNLSASSYFVPSKNSMKYINYGGAVSEVEIDLLTGETRFLQTDIIYDCGQSLNPAVDLGQIEGSFIQGLGFFMLEEYETNLDGLVLQDGTWNYKIPTIDTIPQQFNVEILNSEHHQHRILSSKASGEPPLLLAASIHCATRSAVKEARKQLLSWSNLDESDSTFQLGVPATMPVVKELSGLDIVQRYLKWKMDNK; translated from the exons ATGGATGTGAAGAACAGTAGTGAGATTCAAACAAGTTTGGTATTTTGTGTTAATGGTGACAAGTTTGAGTTATCCAAAGTTGATCCATCAACCACTTTGCTTGAGTTCTTGCGTACTCAAACTAGATTCAAGAGTGTCAAACTTGGTTGTGGTGAAG GTGGTTGTGGTGCTTGTGTAGTTCTAATCTCCAAGTATGATCCGTTGCACAACAGAGTTGATGATTTTACTGTGAGTTCTTGTCTCACGCTACTTTGTAGCATACATGGATGTTCAATAACAACTAGTGAAGGCATTGGAAATAGCAAACAAGGATTCCATCCAATTCATGAAAGATTTGCTGGATTCCATGCTTCTCAATGCGGTTTCTGTACTCCCGGAATGTGTGTTTCCCTCTTCGGCGCTCTTGTCAATGCCGAAAAGAGCAGTTCTCCAGAGCCACCGACTGGTTTCTCAAAAATTGCTGTTTCCGGGGCTGAAAAGGCCATTGCAGGTAACCTTTGTCGATGCACAGGTTACCGACCGATTGCTGATGCCTGCAAAAGTTTTGCAGCGGATGTTGATATGGAGGATCTCGGGTTGAACTCTTTCTGGAGAAAGGGAGAGAGCAAAGAAGGAAGACTTAGTAAGTTGCCTCGATATGATCACAATCACAAGAATATAGAATTTCCTATGTTTTTGAAGGAAATCAAACATGATTTGTTCATAGCTTCTGAGAAACATAGTTGGCACAAACCTGCTAGCTTAAAAGAGCTTCAAAGTTTATTGGAATTAAACCATGCCAATGAAATCAAGATAAAAGTTGTTGTTAATAATACTGGTATGGGATATTACAAAGATAAACAAGGCTATGATAAGTATATTGATCTAACTGGAGTTTTGGAGCTCTCAAAGATTAAAAAGGATCAATCAGGGATTGAAATTGGAGCTGCAGTTACAATAACTAAAGCTATCGAAGTTCTAAAGTTTCAAAACAAGAATGATTTTAACTCAGACTTTGTAATGATACTTGAAAAGATTGCTGACCATATGAACAAAGTGGCCTCGAGGTTTATTCGGAACACGGCCAGTGTAGGTGGTAATTTGGTGATGGCACAAAAGAGTAAGTTTCCTTCGGATATAGCTACTATACTTCTTGCTGTGGATTCAATGGTTCGCATAATGACTGGTTCAAAGTTTGAATGGCTTTCTTTGGAGGAATTTCTGGAGAGACCACCTTTAGGTTTGGAGTGTGTGGTTTTAAGCATTAAAATTCCTAGTTTGGAAACTATGAAAAGCGAATCTTCAAATACAAAAAGTAGAATTCTCTTCGAAACTTACCGAGCTTCTCCTCGGCCGCTTGGAAATGCACTTTCTCACTTAAATGCTGCTTTCCTTGTTCAGGTGTCTCCATGCAAGGATAGTGAAGGAACCATTATAGATACTAGTAGGTTGACTTTTGGTGGTTTTAAGACTAAGCATGCAATCAGAGCTAAAAATGTCGAAGAATTTTTAGCAGGAAAGTTGTTAAGTGTTAGCAATCTGTATGATGCCATCAACATGCTTACAGATACTGCCACTGCTAATATACCTCACGATGAAGCCTCGAAAAATGCTTACCTTTCGAGTTTAGCAGTAGGTTTTCTTTTTCAGTTCTTTAACTCGTTGATTGATAGTCCTGCAAAAATAAACAATGGTTATTTAAATGGACATACTCATTTGCCTTTGGTTGAGGCGTCTCAGAATCACGTTCAGCCTAACATATTTCCTACTTTATTGTCGTCCGGGAAGCAAATCCTTGAATCAGGCAGTGAATATAGACCAATCGGTGAGCCAGTCACAAAATCCGGCGCTGCATTACAAGCATCAG GTGAGACTGTGTTTGTGGATGACATTCCATCACCAATAAATTGCCTACACGGAACATATATTTATAGTTCGAAACCATTGGCAAGGATAACAAGTATAAAACTCAGACAAGAGTTGGAACTTGATGGAGTGAGGGGCATCCTTTCTAGTAAAGACATTCCTAAGGGCGGGGAGAATCTTGGAGCAAAGAGTATATTTGGTTCAGAACCTTTATTTGCCGAAGATATTGCTAGATGTGTTGGTGAACGTCTTGCGTTTGTG GTTGCAGATACTCAGAAACTGGCAGACATGGCTGCAAATTCATCTGTTGTTGATTACAGTGTTGAAAATCTTGAACCACCTATCCTAAGTGTTGAAGATGCTGTTGAAAGATCTAGTttttttgaagttcctccatttTTATGTCCAAAATATCAAATTGGTGATGTATCAAAAGGAATGGCTGAAGCAGATCACAAGATTGTTTCTGCGGAG ATAAAACTTGGATCTCAATACTATTTCTACATGGAGACACAAACCGCGCTCGCTGTACCAGATGAAGACAATTGCATTACTGTTTACTGTTCAAGTCAATGCCCTCAGTCGGTACATTCTACTATAGCAAAATGCCTTGGTATTCCTGAAAATAATGTTAGAGTCATTACAAGAAGGGTTGGGGGAGGTTTTGGAGGAAAAGGTGCACGATCTGTAGCG ACTGCTACATCTTGTGCACTAGCAGCGCACAAATTACAGCGACCGGTCAGGATGTATCTAAACCGAAAGACAGATATGATAATGGTTGGAGGAAGGCATCCAATGAAGATAACATACAGTATAGGGTTTAAGAATAATGGGAAGATTACTGCATTACACCTTGAGATTTTGGTTGACGCCGGGATTTATACTGATGTTAGCGTAATAATGCCGCGCAACATAGCCGGAGCACTTAAAAAGTATAACTGGGGTGCTCTATCTTTGGATATTAAATTATGCAAAACAAATCTTCCTAGTAGATCTGCAATGAGGGGCCCAGGGGACTTGCAAGGATCATTCATCGCCGACGGTATTATAGAAAATGTTGCAGCTACGCTTTCGATGGATGTAGATTCTGTTAGAAGCGTTAATCTTCACACCTACACAAGTCTTAAGGAATTCTATGATGATTCTTGTGGTGAGCCTCTTGAATATACCATGCCTTTAATATGGAATAAGTTAGCTGTTTCTACAAACTATGAGCTGAGAGTAAACAAAGTGAGAGAGTTTAACAGTATAAACATTTGGAAGAAAAGGGGACTATCTCGAGTACCGGTGTTGTATGAGCTGAACCTAAGACCTACTCCAGGAAAAGTTAGTATTTTATCAGATGGTTctgttgttgttgaagttgGAGGAATTGAATTGGGTCAGGGTTTATGGACAAAGGTGAAACAAATGGCTGCGTTTGCACTCGGCATGATTCAATGCGACGGAAGTGGAAGTCTTTTGGATAAAGTTAGGGTTGTACAAGCTGATTCATTGAGCTTGATTCAAGGAGGATTAACTGCTGGGAGTACTACATCAGAGTCAAGCTGCGAAGCTGTTAGGCTTAGCTGCAATATCTTGGTTGAAAGACTAAAACCTATCAAGAACAAGCTTCAAGAGGAAACTGGTTCTATCAAGTGGGAGACTCTTATTCTTCAG GCATACATGCAAGCTGTGAATTTATCAGCATCTTCATATTTTGTACCTAGTAAAAATTCCATGAAGTACATCAATTATGGTGGTGCAGTTAGTGAG GTGGAAATAGATCTTCTGACAGGAGAAACCAGATTTTTGCAAACAGATATTATTTATGACTGTGGACAAAGTCTCAACCCAGCTGTGGATTTAGGACAG ATTGAAGGATCTTTCATACAAGGGTTAGGCTTTTTCATGCTTGAAGAATATGAAACAAACCTTGATGGTTTGGTGTTGCAAGATGGGACATGGAACTACAAAATCCCAACAATAGACACTATTCCTCAACAGTTTAATGTTGAAATCCTTAACAGTGAGCATCATCAACATAGAATTCTCTCTTCAAAGG CATCTGGCGAGCCTCCCTTGCTTCTAGCAGCTTCAATTCACTGTGCCACAAGATCAGCTGTCAAAGAAGCCAGAAAACAGCTCTTATCATGGAGCAACTTAGATGAATCGGATTCAACATTTCAGTTAGGGGTCCCTGCAACCATGCCTGTAGTAAAGGAACTCAGTGGATTAGACATTGTACAAAGATACTTGAAATGGAAAATGGACAACAAGTAA